In the Micromonospora narathiwatensis genome, one interval contains:
- a CDS encoding EI24 domain-containing protein, giving the protein MDVPRLAAPVTGPAGRFLAGAGLLVRGLGLYVRSPGLMLLGIVPALISGVLFVAAFATLLYFVDELAALITPFADDWSTGGRSLLRVIAGLAIVGLAGLLAVLTFTAVTLTIGDPFYEKISERVEDRLGGAPGAVEVPFWASLRRSLVDSLRLVAISVLVGVPLFAAGFIPVVGQTVVPVIGAAVGGWFLALELVGAPFYRRGMGLPERRSLLRADRPTALGFGVAVFVCFLIPLGAVLVMPAAVAGATLLARRSLGQPIEES; this is encoded by the coding sequence GTGGACGTACCCCGCCTCGCCGCCCCCGTGACCGGCCCGGCCGGCCGCTTTCTCGCCGGCGCCGGCCTGCTGGTACGCGGACTCGGCCTCTATGTCCGCAGCCCCGGCCTGATGCTGCTGGGGATCGTGCCCGCGCTCATCTCGGGCGTGCTCTTCGTCGCCGCGTTCGCCACCCTGCTGTACTTCGTGGACGAGCTGGCCGCGCTGATCACCCCGTTCGCCGACGACTGGTCGACGGGCGGGCGGAGCCTGCTCCGGGTGATCGCCGGGCTGGCGATCGTCGGGCTCGCCGGGCTGCTCGCGGTGCTCACCTTCACCGCGGTCACCCTGACCATCGGCGACCCGTTCTACGAGAAGATCTCCGAGCGGGTCGAGGACCGGCTCGGCGGCGCCCCGGGCGCGGTGGAGGTGCCGTTCTGGGCCTCGCTGCGCCGCAGCCTCGTCGACTCGCTGCGGCTGGTGGCCATCTCCGTGCTGGTCGGCGTACCCCTCTTCGCGGCCGGCTTCATCCCGGTGGTCGGGCAGACCGTGGTGCCTGTGATCGGGGCGGCGGTGGGCGGCTGGTTCCTGGCCCTGGAGCTGGTCGGCGCGCCCTTCTACCGGCGCGGCATGGGGCTGCCGGAGCGTCGTTCGCTGCTGCGGGCCGACCGGCCGACCGCGCTCGGCTTCGGGGTGGCGGTCTTCGTCTGCTTCCTGATCCCGCTCGGCGCGGTGCTCGTCATGCCGGCCGCCGTGGCCGGCGCCACCCTGCTCGCCCGCCGGTCGCTCGGACAGCCCATCGAGGAGAGCTGA
- a CDS encoding flavin reductase, with protein MSRRRQEHLPSRPTWRCQDCGIAWPCSPAKLRLLGEYRNDRAALTIYLAVLQAEAAEQFAELKSDVSPARLRDRFLGWASPRG; from the coding sequence ATGAGCCGCCGCCGTCAGGAGCACCTGCCCTCGCGCCCGACCTGGCGCTGTCAGGATTGCGGGATCGCCTGGCCCTGCTCGCCCGCGAAGCTGCGGCTCCTCGGCGAGTACCGCAACGACCGGGCGGCCCTGACGATCTACCTGGCGGTCCTGCAGGCCGAGGCCGCCGAACAGTTCGCCGAGCTGAAAAGCGACGTGTCGCCGGCTCGATTGCGTGACCGCTTCCTCGGCTGGGCGAGCCCGCGCGGATAG
- a CDS encoding DUF397 domain-containing protein: MDLTGAKWHKSTKSGSNGGDCVEVADNLPGVVGVRDSKDPTGPVLTFGPAAWRAFLARVAERA; the protein is encoded by the coding sequence ATGGACCTGACCGGCGCGAAGTGGCACAAGAGCACGAAGAGCGGTAGCAATGGGGGTGACTGCGTCGAGGTCGCCGACAATCTGCCCGGCGTCGTCGGCGTACGCGACTCGAAGGACCCGACAGGCCCGGTCCTGACCTTCGGCCCGGCCGCCTGGCGGGCCTTCCTCGCCCGGGTCGCCGAGCGAGCCTGA
- a CDS encoding GNAT family N-acetyltransferase — protein MSVIRSARPDDAPGVVALRAVVHPYLVRGVESTRRMIAHPPPEEDWTAWVAEADGQVVGWASAYRNSQTSEPDVGEVSTLHVHPAHRSQGVGTALLEAALGHLRAIGARRVLTWSQPGSLPFARRHGFTPSRELRYSALDLQPAPPMPEPPPGVRLIPAAELDPRRIHRVDAEASLDEPGDVPTDAMGYDIWHNEVWDNPGLDRNASTVAEVDGTLAAVSLVKRDGDRMWSAFTGTVPGYRGRGLATLAKRAALHRAALGGVRIAYTSNDEANVPMLAVNARLGYRPVATGWSCLRDLT, from the coding sequence ATGTCCGTAATCCGTTCCGCCCGCCCCGACGACGCTCCGGGCGTCGTGGCCCTCCGGGCCGTCGTGCACCCCTACCTGGTACGCGGGGTCGAATCGACCCGGCGCATGATCGCCCATCCGCCGCCCGAGGAGGACTGGACCGCCTGGGTGGCCGAGGCGGACGGGCAGGTCGTCGGCTGGGCGTCGGCGTACCGGAACAGCCAGACCTCGGAGCCGGACGTCGGGGAGGTCTCCACCCTGCACGTACACCCGGCGCACCGGAGCCAGGGTGTCGGCACCGCACTCCTGGAGGCCGCGCTCGGTCACCTGCGCGCCATCGGCGCGCGGCGGGTGCTCACCTGGTCGCAGCCCGGATCCCTGCCGTTCGCCCGCCGGCACGGCTTCACGCCCAGCCGGGAGCTGCGCTACTCCGCGCTCGATCTACAGCCCGCCCCGCCGATGCCCGAGCCGCCGCCGGGCGTACGGCTGATCCCGGCCGCCGAGTTGGATCCGCGCCGGATCCACCGGGTGGACGCCGAGGCGTCGCTCGACGAACCGGGCGACGTCCCGACGGACGCCATGGGCTACGACATCTGGCACAACGAGGTCTGGGACAACCCAGGACTGGACCGGAACGCCAGCACGGTGGCCGAGGTGGACGGCACGCTGGCCGCGGTCAGCCTGGTCAAGCGGGACGGCGACCGGATGTGGTCGGCGTTCACCGGCACGGTGCCCGGGTACCGGGGGCGCGGCCTGGCCACGCTGGCCAAGCGGGCGGCGCTGCACCGGGCCGCGCTCGGGGGCGTCCGGATCGCGTACACGTCGAACGACGAGGCGAACGTGCCGATGCTGGCGGTCAACGCCCGGCTCGGCTACCGGCCGGTGGCCACCGGGTGGTCCTGCCTGCGCGACCTGACCTGA
- a CDS encoding ThuA domain-containing protein, giving the protein MSRKPLRRLLSAALGALLALPTAGSLSTPASAAEPGFRALVFSKTAGFRHDSIPAGIAAIQQLGQENNFAVDATEDAGAFTDTNLDQYDVVVWLSTTGDVLNADQQAAFERYIRHGGGYAGVHAASDTEYEWPWYGKLVGAYFNSHPAIQQATVKVDDHVHPSTESLPDRWVRTDEWYNYRADPRGDVHVLAALDERSYGPGSGAMGTSHPIAWCQQYDGGRSWYTGGGHTDASYREPEFLKHLLGGIKTAAGAVPADCGATVDDNFAQVTLAKGADTTGEPMNLAVLPDRRVLHTSRDGRVFLTTPQGVTSLAGRLPVYNHDEDGLQGIGVDPGFAGNGWIYLYYAPPLDTPEGDAPNDGTSADFARFDGVNRLSRFKLTGGNLDLASEQKILEVPANRGICCHAGGDIAFDAAGNLYLSTGDDSNPFASNGYTPIDERASRNPAYDAQRSSANPNDLRGKVLRIKVAADGSYQSPAGNLFPAGTAGTRPEVYAMGFRNPFRFTVDPKTGWLYLGEYGPDAGAADPNRGPAGMVEFNQIRGPGNFGWPYCVGPNIAYNDYDFATGTSGPKFDCAAPRNTSPRNTGKQDLPAAQPAWITYDGPSVPEFGDGSESPMGGPVYRYDPDLKSDTKFPAYFDGTFFAADWGRGWIKNIVMDDAGQPLSINPFPEQVVRPMDIEFGPDGSLYVLDYGSGYFGGAPDSAVYRIDYVKGKRAPIPAVSANPTSGPAPLTVAFSSAGSRDPDPGDTFTYAWDFDDDGTVDSTEPDPTFTYTTKGQFTARLTLTDQAGTTGTATVQITVGNTAPHVEFTAPPAGGVFQFGDRVPFTARVTDPEDGEIDCAAVQIDYALGHDTHSHGLVQTHACEGVLDTVAEDGHSADANLYGVLAATYTDHGAAGVPPLTGQTRLVLQPRVRQGEHFTEANGIQVVDAGGAHGGKRVGYIDDGDWIAFDTYNLTGITGVQARLSSGGGGGTVEFRTDRPDGPLVASLAVANTGGWDNYVDSPVVPITDPGGTHRLYLVFKGSGGGLFDVDEFTFHGKGVASSTRPEVTASADVTQAEIPATVRFTAAGTDRDGDPLSYAWEFGDGATSTEQNPTHTYTRAGIHTAKVTVRDPSGLAASATLTVNTYRVAPPCADPSGQVNPDDEFTGEVIDRCRWTVLREDAARYRLVGGSLQIDALPGDMYGGATDAKNILLQDAPAGAWQAVTKVTIDHTDAWEQAGLIVHGDDPNFVKFSFIRTDTGVRNFEFIQQQGGSPVDGGAVDRSPNLAVDFPHTVWMRVTSDGRTLTAAYSTDGEQWTTVGRPRDLSAVPNPKVGLAAFNGTGNPASFDFFRLDDAPQSACTPTAPEAGYTSLFDGTSASLAKWRQAGPGGFLHAADCTLLSYGGLGLHWYAQSFRDYSLKLDWKMAGDDNSGVFVGFPDPGTDPWSAVNQGHEIQIDATDVPEKTTGAIYNFQSADLAARDAALKPPGQWNSYEIVVRGQSIVVLLNGVKINQFVNPDPARMRQPSYVGIQNHGDGDSVYFRSIRLKELPADTVAPTTRATTSPDEPDGAAGWFRSDVTVTLKATDDDSGVARTEYRTGGGWTPYTGPIPVSGDGEHTVEYRSVDLAGNAEEPRNLVLRLDGTAPVSAATFAPPGDAGWHHGAVPVTITAADQTSGVAKIEYSLDGGAWTPYAGAVEVRGDGNHTLRYRATDRAGNVEDVKSAVLKIDGTAPAVLLSGVAAGTTYGDSQDVRITYSATDGTSGVTSLVGTLDGKPILDDTLLPLYGLSLGEHTLAVVATDAAGNRSTRSITFTVTTSVEDIGNLVDRFRATGWLSAASASQLHKPLDQAAKFAAKGLDKQAVRELRSFRDLAGDPKVVPNAEVRAVLVRDADVMIGRLSGA; this is encoded by the coding sequence GTGTCCCGTAAGCCGTTACGCCGTCTGCTGTCCGCAGCGCTCGGTGCGCTGCTGGCACTACCGACAGCCGGGAGCCTCTCGACGCCGGCCTCGGCGGCCGAACCGGGCTTCCGGGCCCTGGTCTTCTCGAAGACCGCGGGATTCCGGCACGACTCGATTCCCGCCGGGATCGCGGCGATCCAGCAGCTCGGGCAGGAGAACAACTTCGCCGTCGACGCGACCGAGGACGCCGGGGCGTTCACCGACACCAACCTGGACCAGTACGACGTGGTGGTCTGGCTCTCGACCACCGGCGACGTGCTCAACGCCGACCAGCAGGCGGCCTTCGAGCGGTACATCCGCCACGGCGGCGGGTACGCCGGCGTGCACGCCGCCTCGGACACCGAGTACGAGTGGCCGTGGTACGGCAAGCTCGTCGGCGCGTACTTCAACAGCCACCCGGCCATCCAGCAGGCCACGGTCAAGGTGGACGACCACGTGCACCCGTCCACCGAGTCGCTGCCGGATCGGTGGGTCCGCACCGACGAGTGGTACAACTACCGCGCCGACCCGCGCGGCGACGTGCACGTGCTCGCGGCCCTCGACGAGCGGTCGTACGGCCCGGGGTCGGGCGCGATGGGCACGAGCCACCCGATCGCCTGGTGCCAGCAGTACGACGGTGGGCGGTCCTGGTACACCGGCGGCGGCCACACCGACGCCTCGTACCGGGAGCCGGAGTTCCTCAAGCACCTGCTCGGCGGGATCAAGACGGCCGCCGGGGCCGTGCCGGCGGACTGCGGGGCGACCGTCGACGACAACTTCGCCCAGGTGACCCTCGCCAAGGGCGCGGACACCACCGGCGAGCCGATGAACCTCGCGGTGCTGCCCGACCGGCGGGTGCTGCACACCTCCCGCGACGGCCGCGTCTTCCTCACCACGCCGCAGGGCGTGACCAGCCTCGCCGGCCGGCTCCCGGTCTACAACCACGACGAGGACGGGTTGCAGGGCATCGGGGTCGACCCCGGCTTCGCCGGCAACGGCTGGATCTACCTCTACTACGCGCCGCCGCTGGACACCCCGGAGGGGGACGCGCCGAACGACGGCACCAGCGCGGACTTCGCCCGCTTCGACGGGGTGAACCGGCTGTCCCGGTTCAAGCTCACCGGCGGCAACCTCGACCTGGCCAGCGAGCAGAAAATCCTTGAGGTGCCCGCGAACCGGGGCATCTGCTGCCACGCGGGCGGCGACATCGCCTTCGACGCGGCGGGCAACCTCTACCTCTCCACGGGCGACGACTCGAACCCCTTCGCCTCCAACGGCTACACCCCGATCGACGAGCGGGCCAGCCGCAACCCGGCGTACGACGCGCAGCGCTCGTCGGCCAACCCGAACGACCTGCGGGGCAAGGTGCTGCGGATCAAGGTGGCCGCCGACGGCAGCTACCAGTCGCCGGCGGGCAACCTCTTCCCGGCCGGCACCGCCGGCACCCGTCCCGAGGTCTACGCGATGGGCTTCCGCAACCCGTTCCGGTTCACCGTCGACCCGAAGACCGGCTGGCTCTACCTCGGCGAGTACGGCCCGGACGCCGGTGCCGCCGATCCGAACCGCGGCCCGGCCGGGATGGTGGAGTTCAACCAGATCCGCGGCCCCGGCAACTTCGGGTGGCCGTACTGCGTGGGTCCGAACATCGCGTACAACGACTACGACTTCGCCACCGGGACCTCCGGGCCGAAGTTCGACTGCGCCGCCCCACGGAACACCTCGCCCCGCAACACGGGCAAGCAGGACCTGCCCGCCGCGCAGCCGGCGTGGATCACGTACGACGGCCCCTCGGTGCCGGAGTTCGGCGACGGCAGCGAGTCCCCGATGGGCGGTCCGGTCTACCGGTACGACCCCGACCTGAAGTCGGACACCAAGTTCCCCGCGTACTTCGACGGCACGTTCTTCGCGGCCGACTGGGGACGCGGCTGGATCAAGAACATCGTCATGGACGACGCCGGCCAGCCGCTGAGCATCAACCCGTTCCCCGAGCAGGTGGTGCGGCCGATGGACATCGAGTTCGGCCCGGACGGCTCCCTCTACGTCCTCGACTACGGCAGCGGCTACTTCGGCGGCGCGCCGGACTCGGCCGTCTACCGGATCGACTACGTCAAGGGCAAGCGCGCCCCGATCCCGGCGGTGAGCGCCAACCCGACCTCCGGCCCGGCCCCGCTCACCGTGGCCTTCTCCTCCGCCGGATCCCGGGACCCGGACCCGGGTGACACGTTCACCTACGCCTGGGACTTCGACGACGACGGCACGGTCGACTCGACCGAGCCGGACCCCACCTTCACCTACACCACCAAGGGACAGTTCACCGCCCGGCTCACCCTGACCGACCAGGCCGGTACGACCGGAACAGCGACCGTGCAGATCACGGTCGGCAACACCGCGCCGCACGTCGAGTTCACCGCCCCACCCGCCGGTGGCGTGTTCCAGTTCGGTGACCGGGTGCCGTTCACCGCGCGGGTCACCGACCCCGAGGACGGCGAGATCGACTGCGCGGCCGTGCAGATCGACTACGCCCTCGGCCACGACACGCACAGCCACGGGCTGGTCCAGACGCACGCCTGCGAGGGGGTGCTCGACACCGTCGCCGAGGACGGCCACAGCGCCGACGCCAACCTCTACGGCGTACTCGCCGCGACCTACACCGACCACGGTGCGGCCGGGGTGCCGCCGCTCACCGGGCAGACCCGGCTGGTCCTCCAGCCACGCGTTCGGCAGGGTGAGCACTTCACCGAGGCCAACGGGATCCAGGTGGTCGACGCGGGTGGCGCGCACGGCGGGAAACGCGTCGGATACATCGACGACGGAGACTGGATCGCGTTCGACACGTACAACCTGACGGGGATCACCGGCGTCCAGGCCCGGCTCTCCTCCGGGGGAGGCGGCGGCACCGTCGAGTTCCGTACGGACCGTCCGGACGGGCCCCTGGTCGCCAGCCTGGCCGTGGCGAACACCGGCGGCTGGGACAACTACGTCGACAGCCCGGTCGTCCCGATCACCGACCCCGGCGGCACCCACCGGCTCTACCTGGTGTTCAAGGGCTCCGGCGGCGGGCTCTTCGACGTCGACGAGTTCACCTTCCACGGCAAGGGCGTCGCGTCGAGCACCCGCCCGGAGGTGACCGCGTCGGCCGACGTCACCCAGGCGGAGATCCCGGCGACCGTGCGGTTCACCGCCGCCGGCACCGACCGGGACGGCGACCCGCTGAGCTACGCCTGGGAGTTCGGTGACGGAGCGACGTCGACCGAGCAGAACCCGACGCACACCTACACCAGGGCCGGCATCCACACGGCGAAGGTGACCGTGCGGGATCCGTCCGGGCTGGCCGCGTCGGCCACCCTCACGGTGAACACTTACCGGGTGGCGCCGCCCTGCGCAGACCCGTCCGGCCAGGTGAACCCGGATGACGAGTTCACCGGCGAGGTCATCGACCGGTGCCGGTGGACGGTGCTGCGCGAGGACGCCGCGCGCTACCGGCTCGTCGGCGGGTCGCTGCAGATCGACGCCCTCCCGGGCGACATGTACGGCGGCGCTACCGACGCGAAGAACATCCTGCTCCAGGACGCCCCGGCCGGGGCGTGGCAGGCCGTGACGAAGGTGACCATCGACCACACCGACGCGTGGGAGCAGGCGGGCCTCATCGTCCACGGCGACGACCCGAACTTCGTCAAGTTCTCGTTCATCCGGACCGACACCGGGGTACGCAACTTCGAGTTCATCCAGCAGCAGGGCGGGTCGCCGGTCGACGGCGGTGCCGTCGACCGTTCGCCCAACCTGGCCGTGGACTTCCCGCACACCGTGTGGATGAGGGTGACCAGCGACGGGCGGACCCTGACGGCGGCGTACTCGACCGACGGTGAGCAGTGGACGACCGTCGGCCGGCCGCGGGACCTGTCCGCGGTGCCGAACCCGAAGGTGGGCCTCGCCGCCTTCAACGGCACCGGCAACCCTGCGTCGTTCGACTTCTTCCGGCTCGACGACGCACCGCAGAGCGCCTGCACGCCGACCGCCCCGGAGGCCGGCTACACCAGCCTCTTCGACGGCACGTCGGCGAGCCTGGCGAAGTGGAGGCAGGCCGGGCCGGGCGGGTTCCTGCACGCCGCCGACTGCACCCTGCTGTCGTACGGCGGGCTGGGACTGCACTGGTACGCCCAGAGCTTCCGCGACTACAGCCTGAAGCTGGACTGGAAGATGGCCGGTGACGACAACTCCGGGGTCTTCGTCGGGTTCCCGGACCCGGGCACCGACCCGTGGTCGGCCGTCAACCAGGGACACGAGATCCAGATCGACGCCACGGACGTGCCGGAGAAGACGACCGGGGCGATCTACAACTTCCAGTCGGCCGACCTGGCCGCCCGGGACGCCGCGCTCAAGCCGCCGGGGCAGTGGAACTCGTACGAGATCGTCGTCCGGGGTCAGAGCATCGTGGTCCTGCTGAACGGCGTGAAGATCAACCAGTTCGTGAACCCGGACCCGGCCCGGATGCGGCAGCCCAGCTACGTCGGCATCCAGAACCACGGCGACGGTGACAGCGTCTACTTCCGCAGCATTCGGCTCAAGGAACTGCCCGCCGACACTGTCGCGCCCACCACCCGGGCGACCACCTCGCCGGACGAGCCGGACGGCGCCGCCGGCTGGTTCCGCTCCGACGTCACGGTGACCCTGAAGGCCACCGACGATGACAGCGGGGTGGCGCGGACCGAGTACCGGACCGGCGGCGGGTGGACGCCGTACACCGGGCCGATCCCGGTGAGCGGCGACGGCGAGCACACCGTCGAGTACCGCTCGGTGGACCTCGCGGGCAACGCCGAGGAACCGCGAAACCTGGTGCTCAGGCTCGACGGGACCGCGCCGGTCTCCGCCGCGACGTTCGCCCCGCCGGGCGACGCGGGGTGGCACCACGGTGCGGTGCCGGTCACCATCACGGCGGCCGACCAGACGTCCGGGGTGGCGAAGATCGAGTACTCGCTCGACGGCGGCGCCTGGACGCCGTACGCCGGCGCGGTGGAGGTGCGCGGCGACGGCAACCACACCCTCCGGTACCGCGCGACGGACCGGGCGGGCAACGTCGAGGACGTGAAGTCCGCCGTACTCAAGATCGACGGTACGGCCCCGGCGGTCCTGCTCTCGGGCGTGGCGGCCGGCACCACGTACGGTGACAGCCAGGACGTGCGGATCACCTACTCGGCGACCGACGGCACGTCGGGGGTGACCTCGCTGGTCGGCACGCTCGACGGGAAGCCGATCCTCGACGACACCCTGCTGCCGCTCTACGGGCTGTCGCTCGGCGAGCACACGCTGGCCGTGGTGGCGACCGACGCGGCCGGCAACCGGTCGACGCGGTCGATCACGTTCACCGTGACCACCTCGGTCGAGGACATCGGCAACCTGGTGGACCGGTTCCGGGCCACCGGCTGGCTCTCTGCCGCGAGTGCCAGTCAGCTGCACAAGCCGTTGGACCAGGCCGCCAAGTTCGCGGCCAAGGGGCTCGACAAGCAGGCGGTGCGGGAACTCCGGTCGTTCCGGGACCTGGCGGGTGACCCGAAGGTCGTGCCGAACGCCGAGGTGCGCGCTGTCCTGGTCCGCGACGCGGACGTGATGATCGGGCGGTTGTCCGGCGCGTGA
- a CDS encoding helix-turn-helix transcriptional regulator produces MRAARLISLVLLLQSRGTMTAAELAHELEVSERTVYRDVLALSAAGVPVYADRGRAGGYRLLGGYRTRLTGLTRDEAEALFLTGLPGPAGDMGLADAVAAAELKVLAALPPSLRDAPVRTGQRFHLDVPGWFRESAPPRWLTELARAVWRDRVVELRYRRGEREVTRTVQPYGLVLKSGVWYLIGRVGDGYRTYRVDRVVGVEVGEEGFDRDDGFDLGAYWRGQAEAFLREILRAEVTVRLSPAGLRALRHLVDAPFVYDEAVDAAGAPDGQGRRVLRLPVESVTVAYAQLLALGPEVEVLDPPELRARFVEAARRSAALYAEAPTTPDGPGPAAGPGPGAEPGPASAEPPEGQR; encoded by the coding sequence GTGCGGGCGGCGCGGTTGATCTCGTTGGTGCTGTTGCTCCAGTCGCGGGGGACGATGACCGCGGCCGAGCTGGCCCACGAGCTGGAGGTCTCGGAGCGGACCGTCTACCGGGACGTGCTGGCGCTCTCCGCCGCCGGCGTGCCGGTGTACGCCGACCGGGGCCGGGCCGGCGGATACCGGCTGCTCGGCGGCTACCGGACCCGGCTGACCGGGCTGACCCGGGACGAGGCGGAGGCGCTCTTCCTGACCGGACTGCCCGGACCGGCCGGCGACATGGGACTCGCCGACGCGGTGGCCGCCGCCGAGCTGAAGGTGCTCGCCGCGCTCCCGCCGAGCCTGCGGGACGCGCCCGTCCGGACCGGGCAGCGGTTCCACCTCGACGTGCCGGGCTGGTTCCGCGAGTCCGCGCCACCCCGGTGGCTGACCGAGCTGGCCCGGGCGGTCTGGCGGGACCGGGTGGTCGAGTTGCGCTACCGCCGGGGCGAGCGGGAGGTGACCCGCACGGTCCAGCCGTACGGGCTGGTGCTGAAGAGCGGTGTCTGGTATCTGATCGGCCGGGTCGGCGACGGGTACCGCACGTACCGGGTGGACCGGGTGGTCGGCGTCGAGGTGGGTGAGGAGGGCTTCGACCGGGACGACGGCTTCGACCTCGGGGCGTACTGGCGCGGGCAGGCCGAGGCGTTCCTGCGGGAGATACTGCGGGCCGAGGTCACCGTCCGGCTCAGCCCCGCCGGCCTGCGCGCCCTCCGGCACCTCGTCGACGCCCCGTTCGTGTACGACGAGGCGGTCGACGCGGCCGGCGCACCCGACGGGCAGGGCCGGCGGGTGCTCCGGCTGCCCGTCGAGTCCGTCACCGTGGCGTACGCCCAACTGCTGGCGCTCGGTCCGGAGGTGGAGGTGCTCGACCCGCCGGAGCTGCGCGCCCGCTTCGTCGAGGCGGCCCGCCGGTCGGCCGCGCTCTACGCCGAGGCGCCCACGACGCCGGACGGGCCAGGCCCCGCGGCAGGGCCGGGCCCCGGCGCGGAGCCGGGCCCCGCCTCGGCCGAGCCGCCGGAAGGTCAGCGGTAA
- a CDS encoding DUF5753 domain-containing protein has translation MNHAFVAALAETSQTAESLAGQLGVHPKTVARWANPGHIPQSRHRAAVAELLGKDVTDLWPDIVKRREPVWFRPWVDIEREAVTLRAFQLAWVPGLLQTEAYARATLAGEALAPDEVDELVAARIGRQAVLTRDRGPLFVVVLDEGVLRRAATGDGALMAAQVAHLVACAELPNVQLHVVPADVAIYPGLNGPFTIAEISDGTRVAHVDSQAKAQIIEQPSEIATLERRWERIRGEALPRGRSLDLLRDAARSWT, from the coding sequence ATGAACCATGCTTTCGTCGCGGCGCTCGCCGAGACCAGCCAGACCGCTGAAAGCCTCGCAGGTCAGCTCGGGGTGCATCCCAAGACCGTCGCCAGGTGGGCAAACCCGGGCCACATTCCACAGAGCCGGCACCGCGCAGCCGTCGCAGAACTACTCGGCAAAGATGTGACCGACCTTTGGCCGGACATCGTCAAGCGCCGGGAGCCGGTGTGGTTCCGCCCCTGGGTCGACATCGAACGCGAGGCAGTCACCCTGCGGGCGTTCCAACTCGCCTGGGTGCCCGGCCTCCTTCAGACCGAGGCGTACGCGCGGGCGACGCTCGCGGGCGAGGCCCTGGCACCGGACGAGGTTGACGAGTTGGTTGCGGCTCGGATCGGGAGGCAGGCAGTCCTAACCCGCGACCGAGGCCCCCTGTTCGTCGTCGTACTGGACGAGGGAGTCCTTCGCCGCGCAGCGACGGGGGACGGCGCACTCATGGCCGCCCAGGTGGCGCACCTTGTCGCGTGCGCCGAGCTACCCAACGTGCAACTCCACGTTGTACCGGCGGACGTCGCGATCTACCCAGGGCTCAACGGGCCATTCACGATCGCAGAAATATCCGACGGGACAAGGGTCGCTCACGTTGACAGCCAGGCAAAGGCACAGATCATAGAGCAGCCATCGGAGATTGCTACCCTGGAGCGACGGTGGGAACGCATTCGGGGCGAGGCCCTTCCCCGGGGACGTTCCCTGGACCTCCTCAGAGATGCGGCAAGATCATGGACCTGA
- a CDS encoding O-acetyl-ADP-ribose deacetylase, whose amino-acid sequence MEIVLVEGDITAQRVDAIVNAANSSLLGGGGVDGAIHRRGGPAILAECQALRASRYGRGLSTGQAVATTAGNLPARWVIHTVGPVFSPREDRSTLLRDCYANSLRIADELGAGTVAFPLVSAGVYGWPVEDAVRQALTVLNAATPAYVTEARLVLFGAETYAVAERVAEAG is encoded by the coding sequence GTGGAGATCGTCCTGGTAGAGGGGGACATCACCGCCCAGCGCGTCGACGCGATCGTCAACGCCGCCAACTCCTCGCTGCTCGGCGGCGGGGGAGTGGACGGGGCCATCCACCGCCGGGGCGGACCGGCCATCCTCGCGGAGTGTCAGGCACTGCGCGCCTCCCGGTACGGCCGCGGGCTGTCCACCGGGCAGGCGGTCGCCACCACCGCCGGCAACCTGCCGGCCCGCTGGGTGATCCACACCGTCGGGCCCGTCTTCTCCCCGCGCGAGGACCGGTCGACGCTGCTGCGCGACTGCTACGCCAACAGCCTGCGGATCGCCGACGAGCTGGGCGCGGGGACGGTCGCGTTCCCGCTGGTCTCGGCCGGCGTCTACGGCTGGCCGGTCGAGGACGCCGTACGCCAGGCGCTGACCGTGCTGAACGCGGCCACCCCGGCGTACGTCACCGAGGCGCGGCTGGTGCTCTTCGGCGCGGAGACGTACGCGGTCGCCGAACGGGTCGCCGAGGCGGGCTGA